The proteins below come from a single Mya arenaria isolate MELC-2E11 chromosome 8, ASM2691426v1 genomic window:
- the LOC128243975 gene encoding cysteine-rich, acidic integral membrane protein-like: MRQRRRPYLQHRRRPYLRYRRRPYLQYRRCDIGVDPTCDISADPTCGKGADPTCSIGADPTCDTGADPTCADPTCGKGADPTCDTGADPTCDIGADPSCDIGAGPPCDIGADPTCDIGAYPTCDIGADHTCDTGADPTCDIGADPTCDLGANPTCDTSTGPTCDIGADPTCDIGAGPTCDIGADPTCDTGADPTCDIGTDPTYDIGADPTCDIGAGPTCDISADPTCDIGAGPTCDIGADPICDLGADPTCDRSTGPTCDIGADPTCDIGAGPTCDIGADPTCDIGTGPTCDIGADPTFDKGADPTCDIGADPTCDIGTGPTCDIGADPTCDTGTGPTCDIGADPTCDIGADPTCDIGADRTCDIGADPTCDIGADPTCDIGADPTCDIGADPTCDIGADPTCDIGADPTCDIGADPTCDIGADPTCDIGADPTCDIGADPTCDKGADPTCDIGADPTCDIGADPTCDIGADPTCDIGTGPTCDIGADPICDTGADPTCDIGTDPTYDIGADPTCDIGAGPNCDIGADSTCDIGAGPTCDIGADPICDLGADLPAI, translated from the exons ATGCGGCaaaggcgccgaccctacctgcagcataggcgccgaccctacctgcGATACAGGAGGCGACCCTACCTGCAATATAGGCGCTGCGACATAGGCGTCGACCCTACCTGCGATATAAGCGCCGACCCTACCTGCGGCaaaggcgccgaccctacctgcagcataggcgccgaccctacctgcGATACAGGAGCCGACCCTACCT gcgccgaccctacctgcGGCaaaggcgccgaccctacctgcGATacaggcgccgaccctacctgcGATATAGGCGCCGACCCTTCCTGTGATATAGGCGCCGGACCACCCTGCGatataggcgccgaccctacctgcGATATAGGGGCCTACCCTACTTGCGATATAGGAGCCGACCATACCTGCGATacaggcgccgaccctacctgcgatataggcgccgaccctacctgtGATTTAGGAGCCAACCCTACCTGCGATACAAGCACCGGACCTACCTGTGATATAGGAGCCGACCCTACCTGCGATATAGGCGCCGGACCTACCTGTGATATAGGAGCCGACCCTACCTGCGATacaggcgccgaccctacctgcGATATAGGCACTGACCCTACCTATGatataggcgccgaccctacctgcGATATAGGCGCCGGACCTACCTGCGATATAAGCGCCGACCCTACCTGCGATATAGGCGCCGGACCTACCTGCGatataggcgccgaccctatcTGCGATTTAGGAGCCGACCCTACCTGCGATAGAAGCACCGGACCTACCTGTGATATAGGAGCCGACCCTACCTGCGATATAGGCGCCGGACCTACCTGTGATATAGGAGCCGACCCTACCTGCGATATAGGCACCGGACCTACCTGTGATATAGGAGCCGACCCTACCTTCGATaaaggcgccgaccctacctgtGATATAGGAGCCGACCCTACCTGCGATATAGGCACCGGACCTACCTGTGATATAGGAGCCGACCCTACCTGCGATACAGGCACCGGACCTACCTGTGATATAGGAGCCGACCCTACCTGCGatataggcgccgaccctacctgtGATATAGGAGCCGACCGTACCTGTGATATAGGAGCCGACCCTACCTGCGatataggcgccgaccctacctgtGATATAGGAGCCGACCCTACTTGCGatataggcgccgaccctacctgtGATATAGGAGCCGACCCTACCTGCGatataggcgccgaccctacctgtgatataggcgccgaccctacctgtGATATAGGAGCCGACCCTACCTGTGatataggcgccgaccctacctgtgatataggcgccgaccctacctgcGATaaaggcgccgaccctacctgtGATATAGGAGCCGACCCTACCTGCGatataggcgccgaccctacctgtGATATAGGAGCCGACCCTACCTGCGATATAGGCACCGGACCTACCTGTGATATAGGAGCCGACCCTATCTGCGATacaggcgccgaccctacctgcGATATAGGCACTGACCCTACCTATGatataggcgccgaccctacctgcGATATAGGCGCCGGACCTAACTGCGATATAGGCGCCGACTCTACCTGCGATATTGGCGCCGGACCTACCTGCGatataggcgccgaccctatcTGCGATTTAGGAGCCGACCTACCTGCGATATAG
- the LOC128242558 gene encoding mucin-5AC-like, whose protein sequence is MKVTVVFIGAVLVALIPGVPAPAGHQSKFCKTCHNAPSYDACVTLEACHAGACMTEVHDLNGVLSFTMGCKGHHECEQPHLIGRAGHHGQVVCRQCCLTTGCEQNQCASYYASAVATTPPMTSVNIATSTCVDHESDSFNCSDYDKYDLCHDTNSIAYSLAHDKCQKHCGFCDCFNVESDTFKCVDLDKFNFCTDPNSVAYALSHEKCKKHCGLCGPAPPATTTVLSPTKATMTMAPDTQPPQPVQTTTAIMPPTPTTTQAPVTATAAPVVQTTEAATTTEELTAVPTTSPLPTTMMETTTTQPMITNTASAAPMKTTDVSMIASTTNLPMTTTTTDVPMTTTTTTNVPVTTTTELPMTTTRTMITSSTGVPATAVGQGSTTMEKPLYPSAQTTTTNGPTTTTGGSVVIIGGRSIDQN, encoded by the exons ATGAAGGTAACTGTGGTTTTTATTGGAGCTGTCTTGGTTG CGCTGATACCTGGAGTTCCTGCTCCAGCTGGTCACCAATCCAAGTTCTGCAAGACATGTCACAATGCTCCTAGTTATGACGCATGCGTAACGTTAGAAGCTTGTCACGCAGGG GCATGCATGACAGAGGTTCATGATTTAAACGGAGTCCTTTCATTCACAATGGGCTGTAAGGGTCATCAT GAATGCGAACAACCGCATTTAATAGGAAGGGCCGGACATCATGGTCAAGTTGTTTGCAGACAATGTTGCCTGACCACTGGATGTGAACAAAACCAATGCG CCAGCTACTATGCAAGTGCCGTCGCCACGACACCAcccatgacgtcagtaaacatag CTACTTCAACTTGCGTTGACCACGAAAGCGATTCATTCAATTGTAGCGACTACGACAAGTATGACCTCTGTCACGATACCAACTCCATCGCATACTCACTTGCTCATGACAAATGTCAGAAGCACTGTGGGTTTTGCGACTGTTTTAATGTGGAAAGTGACACCTTTAAGTGTGTCGACTTGGACAAATTCAACTTTTGCACGGACCCTAACTCTGTCGCTTACGCTCTTTCGCACGAAAAGTGTAAAAAGCACTGTGGATTGTGTGGCCCTGCGCCACCAGCCACCACCACTGTACTTTCACCAACAAAGGCAACAATGACCATGGCACCAGATACACAGCCACCACAGCCTGTCCAAACAACAACAGCCATTATGCCACCCACGCCTACCACTACCCAAGCTCCTGTTACTGCAACTGCTGCTCCAGTTGTTCAGACGACAGAAGCGGCAACAACAACTGAAGAACTGACAGCTGTTCCAACAACAAGCCCATTGCCAACGACAATGATGGAGACGACCACAACTCAACCAATGATAACCAACACAGCATCCGCAGCACCAATGAAAACAACCGACGTTTCAATGATTGCATCAACAACTAACCTACCAATGACCACCACAACAACTGACGTACCAAtgactacaacaacaacaactaacgTGCCTGTGACGACAACAACCGAGCTACCAATGACTACAACAAGGACAATGATCACGAGCTCTACTGGTGTCCCTGCGACAGCGGTTGGACAAGGCTCTACGACAATGGAGAAGCCACTGTATCCATCCGCTCAGACAACGACAACTAATG GCCCTACAACCACGACAGGTGGATCTGTCGTTATTATCGGCGGGAGAAGCATTGACCAAAATTAG